A genomic stretch from Antarcticibacterium flavum includes:
- the pyrE gene encoding orotate phosphoribosyltransferase translates to MILNKETAIKTAELLLQIKAIKLEPQQPFTWASGWKSPIYCDNRIILSYPPIRNFVREHFARQIEELYGKPDVIAGVATGAIGIGMLVAEYMNLPFIYVRPEAKGHGRKNQIEGILENGQSVVVIEDLISTGNSSLNAVKALKEANANIKGMLAIFSYGFQVAEDNFTESGIELHTLSNYEHLIDTALKTNYINASEAGTLKSWRQDPSNWKP, encoded by the coding sequence ATGATTTTAAATAAAGAAACAGCTATTAAAACGGCTGAGTTATTATTGCAAATTAAAGCAATAAAATTAGAACCACAACAGCCCTTCACATGGGCCAGTGGATGGAAGTCCCCTATATATTGTGACAACAGGATCATCCTTTCTTATCCCCCTATTAGAAACTTTGTGCGAGAGCATTTCGCGCGGCAAATCGAGGAATTATATGGAAAGCCTGATGTTATTGCCGGAGTGGCTACAGGCGCTATAGGAATTGGGATGCTGGTTGCAGAGTATATGAACCTTCCATTTATCTATGTACGGCCGGAAGCCAAAGGCCACGGCCGTAAAAATCAAATAGAGGGGATCCTGGAAAATGGACAGTCTGTGGTTGTAATTGAGGACTTAATAAGCACGGGGAATAGCAGCCTTAATGCAGTAAAAGCCCTGAAGGAGGCCAATGCTAATATTAAAGGCATGCTTGCCATATTTTCCTACGGCTTCCAGGTTGCTGAAGACAATTTTACCGAATCCGGTATCGAACTTCACACCCTGAGCAATTATGAACACTTAATAGATACCGCCTTAAAAACAAATTATATTAATGCATCTGAAGCCGGGACTTTAAAATCCTGGCGGCAAGATCCAAGTAACTGGAAACCATAA
- a CDS encoding NUDIX hydrolase, with product MYKVFVNDIPIILSTKKDFGEKYSSFPIKTVKLKRIIKKINKGELMFVNLYHKDEQKLLKHLFKKLPVVTAAGGLVYNDKREILFIYRNKRWDLPKGKVEKGETLEDSAIREVMEETGIRDLKITSFLKETYHIFKRKDKLKIKVTHWYQMYSDFKGELVPETKEGIKKAKWKDLEKSQKALTKSYSNIKLLFPKEYLAANSKNRVA from the coding sequence ATGTATAAAGTTTTTGTAAATGACATTCCTATAATCCTGTCAACAAAAAAAGATTTTGGGGAAAAATATTCTTCATTTCCTATAAAAACAGTGAAATTAAAAAGAATAATAAAGAAAATTAATAAGGGCGAGTTAATGTTTGTGAATCTTTACCATAAGGATGAGCAAAAACTCTTAAAGCATTTATTTAAAAAGCTCCCTGTAGTTACTGCAGCAGGGGGACTGGTTTATAATGATAAAAGGGAGATCCTTTTTATTTACCGTAATAAACGCTGGGACCTTCCAAAAGGAAAAGTTGAAAAGGGGGAAACCCTTGAGGATAGTGCCATACGGGAAGTCATGGAAGAAACCGGCATAAGGGATCTAAAGATCACCTCTTTTCTTAAGGAAACCTATCACATCTTCAAACGTAAAGATAAACTCAAGATCAAGGTTACCCACTGGTATCAGATGTACAGCGATTTTAAAGGCGAGCTTGTGCCAGAGACTAAAGAAGGCATAAAAAAGGCGAAATGGAAGGATCTGGAAAAAAGCCAGAAGGCGCTTACCAAGTCCTATTCCAATATTAAGCTTTTATTTCCTAAGGAATATCTAGCGGCTAACTCTAAAAACCGGGTAGCGTAA
- a CDS encoding M14 family metallopeptidase translates to MKKIYAIFLAAICLSSCDLSKYKLVKEYDFTTVFESSEGKETATYSEVIDYYRQLQEAYPSISLEEFGTTDSGEPLHVAVYSPKEEFDLDKIREENSIIFINNGIHPGESDGIDATMMLFRDLAEKKITTPKNTILVTIPIYNIGGALNRNSTSRANQNGPAEYGFRGNARNFDLNRDFIKADTKNTRSFAEIFHRVKPDIFVDTHVSNGADYQYTLTHLFTQKDKLGGELGEYLHNRMMPAFEESLWQHDWDITPYVNVFNTVPDDGFVQFLDNPRYSTGYAALFNTLGVMLETHMLKPYKDRVNGTYRSLISLIDVSERDWATIKDLRARAQRKYLTERYYPVNFKVDSSNVSKLQFKGYEGEILESELTGGQQLQYNREKPFEKEIDYYNNFLPAERIEIPRAYVIPKGWWNVINILKANKVEMSSFPRDTVLQVETYRIEDYKTRTSPFEGHYPHYNTKVSKSVERVTFRKGDVYIKTFQPGVRYLIETLEPITPDSFFNWNFFDSILQQKEGFSPYVFEDVAVNFLAENPEIQEEFNDLKRKDSEFAGNSYAQLKWIYERSGHYENTHLRYPVFRVSR, encoded by the coding sequence ATGAAAAAAATCTATGCAATTTTCCTTGCAGCTATCTGTCTCTCTTCCTGTGATCTATCTAAATATAAGCTGGTAAAGGAATATGATTTTACTACTGTTTTTGAAAGCTCAGAGGGTAAGGAAACGGCCACCTACAGCGAAGTTATAGATTATTACCGGCAGCTCCAGGAGGCCTATCCTTCTATAAGCCTTGAGGAATTTGGAACTACAGATAGTGGCGAGCCTTTACATGTGGCTGTTTATAGCCCCAAAGAAGAATTTGATCTCGATAAAATAAGGGAGGAAAATAGCATAATCTTTATCAACAATGGAATTCACCCAGGGGAAAGTGATGGGATAGATGCTACCATGATGTTATTCAGGGACCTGGCAGAAAAGAAGATCACCACTCCCAAGAACACAATCCTGGTTACAATTCCCATATATAATATAGGAGGAGCACTTAACCGAAATTCGACCTCCCGTGCCAATCAAAATGGCCCTGCAGAATATGGATTTAGAGGAAATGCCCGCAATTTTGACCTTAACAGGGATTTCATTAAAGCCGACACTAAAAACACCCGTAGTTTCGCAGAGATATTCCACCGGGTAAAACCTGATATTTTTGTAGATACTCACGTAAGCAACGGTGCAGATTATCAATATACCCTTACCCATCTTTTCACCCAAAAGGATAAGCTAGGCGGGGAGCTGGGAGAGTATTTGCATAACAGGATGATGCCCGCATTTGAAGAATCCTTATGGCAGCACGACTGGGATATAACCCCGTATGTAAACGTCTTCAATACTGTTCCAGATGATGGTTTCGTACAATTTCTTGATAATCCAAGGTATTCCACTGGATATGCCGCTTTGTTCAACACCCTTGGTGTCATGTTGGAAACCCATATGCTTAAACCTTATAAAGACAGGGTAAATGGAACTTACAGATCTCTTATCTCACTTATAGATGTTTCTGAAAGGGATTGGGCAACAATAAAGGACTTGAGGGCAAGAGCACAGCGTAAATATCTTACCGAGCGTTATTACCCTGTAAATTTCAAGGTTGACAGCAGCAACGTGAGTAAACTTCAGTTTAAGGGATATGAAGGTGAAATTTTGGAAAGTGAACTTACCGGGGGGCAGCAACTGCAGTATAACAGGGAAAAGCCTTTTGAAAAAGAAATAGATTATTATAACAATTTCCTCCCGGCTGAGAGGATTGAGATCCCCAGGGCATATGTGATCCCGAAAGGCTGGTGGAATGTAATAAACATCCTGAAAGCCAATAAAGTAGAAATGAGCAGCTTTCCCCGCGATACTGTTTTACAGGTAGAAACATATAGAATTGAAGATTACAAGACCAGGACCAGCCCCTTTGAAGGCCACTACCCTCATTATAATACCAAAGTAAGCAAAAGTGTTGAGAGAGTCACTTTTAGGAAAGGAGATGTTTATATAAAGACCTTCCAGCCTGGGGTGAGATACCTCATTGAAACCCTGGAGCCAATCACTCCCGATTCGTTTTTTAACTGGAACTTTTTTGATAGCATCCTGCAGCAAAAAGAAGGCTTTTCACCCTATGTCTTTGAAGATGTAGCTGTAAATTTCCTTGCTGAAAACCCAGAAATCCAGGAGGAATTCAACGATCTAAAAAGGAAAGACAGTGAATTTGCCGGCAACTCCTACGCCCAGCTTAAATGGATATATGAAAGATCGGGCCACTATGAAAACACCCATTTACGCTACCCGGTTTTTAGAGTTAGCCGCTAG
- the coaD gene encoding pantetheine-phosphate adenylyltransferase, whose translation MKKAVFPGSFDPVTLGHVDIIERALPLFDEIILGIGVNSDKKYMFSLEERVNFLNETFKQEKKIRVETYTGLTVDFCKKENAGFILRGLRNALDLEFEKTIGQANFEMAGIETVFLIASPGKGHISSTVVRDIKKHGGDYGFMVPAIVKP comes from the coding sequence ATGAAAAAAGCAGTCTTTCCAGGTTCCTTTGACCCAGTCACGCTTGGGCATGTAGATATAATAGAAAGAGCTTTGCCTTTATTTGATGAGATCATCCTTGGAATAGGTGTCAATTCAGATAAAAAATATATGTTCAGCCTGGAGGAGCGGGTAAATTTTTTGAACGAAACCTTTAAGCAAGAGAAGAAAATAAGGGTGGAAACCTATACAGGTCTCACTGTTGATTTTTGTAAAAAAGAAAATGCCGGTTTTATTTTACGTGGGTTACGAAATGCGCTGGATTTGGAATTCGAGAAGACCATAGGCCAGGCAAATTTTGAAATGGCAGGGATCGAAACCGTATTCTTAATTGCCTCCCCGGGAAAAGGACATATTTCCTCGACAGTGGTTCGCGACATTAAAAAGCATGGTGGGGATTATGGGTTTATGGTACCGGCTATTGTAAAACCATAA
- the yaaA gene encoding peroxide stress protein YaaA yields the protein MKIVISPAKSLNYESKLPTTRGTQPAFPETTAKINRKLSRLTKTEIAELMDISSKLADLNSQRYKEFEEDHNKENSRPAIYAFDGDVYSGIDAYTLPVEKLDRLQDSLRILSGMYGILRPLDLMQPYRLEMGTSIGIERKDDLYAVWKEKITAYLNKELEEDELFINLASNEYFKAVDPKKLKVPVVTPVFKDYKNGKLKIISFFAKKARGAMVRYVMDKDIKTIEGLKGFDYMDYRFSAEESKKKNELVFTR from the coding sequence ATGAAGATCGTTATTTCCCCCGCCAAAAGTTTAAATTACGAGAGCAAACTTCCCACGACGCGGGGAACCCAACCAGCCTTCCCTGAAACTACAGCAAAGATCAACCGAAAGTTGTCCAGGCTAACAAAAACTGAGATTGCAGAGCTTATGGACATAAGTTCCAAGTTGGCAGATCTTAACTCTCAACGCTACAAGGAGTTTGAAGAAGATCACAACAAAGAAAATTCCCGTCCTGCCATATATGCTTTTGACGGTGATGTGTATAGTGGTATTGACGCCTATACCCTTCCCGTGGAAAAACTGGACCGCCTGCAGGACAGCCTGAGGATACTTTCAGGAATGTACGGTATCCTGCGCCCTTTGGACCTTATGCAGCCTTACCGGCTGGAGATGGGGACTTCAATAGGTATTGAAAGGAAAGATGATCTGTACGCTGTTTGGAAAGAAAAGATAACCGCTTATCTCAATAAAGAACTTGAGGAGGATGAATTATTTATTAATCTGGCCAGTAATGAATATTTTAAAGCTGTGGATCCTAAAAAATTAAAGGTGCCGGTAGTAACTCCTGTTTTTAAGGATTATAAGAATGGCAAATTAAAGATCATTAGCTTTTTTGCAAAAAAGGCGAGAGGAGCAATGGTAAGATATGTTATGGATAAAGACATTAAAACTATAGAAGGACTTAAGGGTTTCGATTATATGGATTACCGTTTTAGCGCAGAAGAATCAAAAAAGAAGAATGAACTGGTATTTACCAGGTAA
- a CDS encoding TonB-dependent receptor: MKLFIILLLLFTFSVTHVFSQEVRGVVIDGSSAEPLENVYILISETGAATTTNAAGEFQLAVDSFPITLKISAVGYANRTLPVETGEQFLNITIDPVAEGLSEVIIRSTLLPAELRKIPAAVGVISAEDLTRIDQTNFAQAFNNVPGIYVNQGALNTTKLNIRGIGARSQYSTNRIQAYFDGIPLTSAEGELTLDDIDPEALGGVEIIKGPNSSIYGAGLGGVINLYSREPAINETRAEVRSLFGSYNMRKQTLTASHGSSNSSIFVNYNDLRTDGYRDNGEYSRQSALASARLKTTAGNTLSILANFTRLKAYIPSSINEDDFLNEPTTAAFTWGASRGFESYDRGMLGASYEHNFSGSFTNLTSVFLNFRDAYEPRPFDILKEEQVSTGARTRFNWGTSMLGIPSQLSFGAEYYKEWYETGTFENLYREFEGQGSVLGERLSNNEQDRNYINFFSQVRLEVTNRLNLEAGFNLNSTQYSLTDLFVQDEVDQTGDYRFNAIFSPRLGASYEIGNAKNLYASLSHGFSTPTVAETLTPEGQINTSLETEKGFNYEIGFKGNWLNNALYTEVALYSIRVRDLLVAQRVAEDRYVGINAGRTHHNGAEFLVSYNISTGNKLRLRPYVNGALNFFEFDEYLDRENDFSGNKLPGVPEYTVNIGLDAGYGNFRLFNNLLAVGEIPLNDDNNAFTNPYSVLNVKAVYDLAIIQDLRLNLSAGVNNVFDENYAASVLPNAVGFGGAAPRYYYPGNDRNYFAGVGLNYIF, from the coding sequence TTGAAATTATTTATAATCCTCCTACTGCTTTTCACTTTTTCAGTAACCCATGTATTCTCCCAGGAAGTGAGGGGAGTTGTTATAGACGGTTCCAGCGCAGAACCTTTAGAGAATGTATATATTCTTATTTCTGAAACAGGTGCTGCCACCACAACCAATGCAGCAGGAGAATTTCAGCTGGCTGTAGATAGTTTTCCCATTACACTGAAAATTTCAGCAGTAGGATATGCAAACAGGACGCTACCTGTTGAAACCGGAGAGCAGTTCCTGAATATTACTATTGATCCTGTTGCTGAAGGTCTTTCAGAAGTAATTATAAGAAGTACCCTTTTGCCGGCTGAACTTAGAAAGATTCCCGCTGCGGTAGGAGTGATCTCTGCAGAAGACCTTACCCGTATAGACCAAACCAATTTCGCGCAGGCTTTTAATAATGTTCCCGGGATCTATGTGAACCAGGGGGCTCTCAATACCACTAAACTTAATATACGCGGGATTGGCGCCAGGTCCCAGTATAGCACCAACAGGATACAGGCTTATTTTGACGGAATACCCCTGACCAGTGCTGAAGGGGAGCTTACCCTGGATGATATTGATCCCGAAGCTTTAGGGGGAGTGGAGATCATCAAAGGCCCAAATTCCAGTATTTATGGAGCAGGGCTGGGAGGTGTTATAAATCTCTATTCCAGGGAACCCGCTATAAATGAAACCCGGGCAGAGGTAAGGTCCCTTTTTGGAAGTTATAATATGAGAAAGCAAACCCTTACTGCATCCCATGGTTCTTCCAACTCCTCCATTTTTGTTAATTATAATGACTTAAGGACAGATGGGTACCGGGATAACGGGGAATACAGCAGGCAGTCGGCGCTTGCCAGCGCCCGACTTAAAACTACTGCCGGCAATACACTTAGTATCCTGGCAAACTTTACCAGGCTTAAAGCCTATATTCCCAGTTCGATTAATGAAGATGATTTTTTAAATGAACCCACAACAGCGGCATTTACCTGGGGTGCTTCAAGAGGTTTTGAATCCTATGACCGCGGAATGCTTGGCGCTTCTTATGAGCATAATTTTTCAGGCAGTTTTACAAACCTCACCAGCGTATTCCTGAATTTTAGGGATGCCTATGAACCCAGGCCTTTTGATATACTTAAGGAAGAGCAGGTCTCCACCGGTGCAAGGACACGTTTTAACTGGGGAACTTCCATGTTGGGAATCCCTTCGCAATTGAGTTTTGGAGCAGAATATTACAAGGAATGGTATGAGACCGGAACCTTTGAGAATTTATACCGCGAATTCGAGGGGCAGGGAAGTGTGTTAGGAGAAAGGCTGAGTAACAATGAGCAGGATCGTAATTATATTAATTTCTTTAGCCAGGTGCGACTGGAGGTCACGAACCGCCTTAATCTCGAGGCCGGTTTTAATTTAAACTCTACCCAATACAGCCTAACCGACCTTTTTGTACAGGACGAGGTAGACCAAACCGGAGATTACAGGTTCAATGCCATCTTCTCCCCAAGACTTGGGGCATCATATGAAATAGGGAATGCAAAAAACCTTTATGCCTCTCTTAGTCATGGATTCTCAACTCCCACGGTAGCTGAAACCCTTACGCCAGAGGGACAGATCAACACAAGCCTTGAAACCGAAAAAGGCTTTAATTATGAAATTGGTTTTAAAGGCAACTGGCTTAATAATGCTTTATATACAGAGGTTGCTTTATACTCCATACGCGTAAGGGACTTGCTGGTAGCACAAAGAGTGGCTGAGGATCGCTATGTAGGGATCAATGCCGGGCGCACTCATCATAATGGTGCAGAGTTCCTTGTGAGTTATAATATTTCCACCGGCAACAAATTGCGCCTTAGGCCATACGTGAATGGAGCTCTTAACTTCTTCGAATTCGACGAATACCTGGACAGGGAGAATGATTTTAGCGGTAACAAGCTACCCGGCGTGCCGGAATATACAGTTAACATTGGACTGGATGCGGGGTATGGCAATTTTAGGCTGTTCAATAACCTCCTCGCGGTTGGAGAAATTCCGCTAAATGATGATAACAATGCTTTTACCAATCCTTACAGTGTCCTAAATGTAAAAGCAGTTTATGACCTGGCAATAATTCAAGACCTCCGTCTTAACTTAAGCGCAGGGGTTAACAATGTATTTGATGAGAACTATGCGGCAAGTGTATTGCCCAACGCGGTGGGATTTGGAGGGGCAGCTCCAAGATATTATTATCCCGGCAATGACAGGAACTATTTTGCAGGGGTGGGGTTGAATTATATCTTTTAA
- a CDS encoding PASTA domain-containing protein yields MSFFKFLFSKAFLIQLGLAILALVIVAFLALQWLEYSTNQDQRIEVPDLSRLSLDVVEDRLAELDLRYEILDSANFNPDYPRYAVIEQVPQPGKHVKENRKIYLTLNPSGYRKVAVPDLVRRTRRQVEPTLRSLGFEIGDITEKPDIGTDVLELRHKGRLIEPGDELMKTSVIDLVVGDGSGRYRGEDEEEEDTFIENDEFESDINDEF; encoded by the coding sequence ATGAGCTTTTTTAAATTTCTTTTCAGCAAGGCCTTTTTAATTCAACTGGGCCTGGCAATTTTGGCGCTGGTAATAGTGGCGTTTCTTGCTCTCCAGTGGTTGGAGTACAGCACAAATCAAGATCAACGTATCGAAGTGCCAGACCTGTCAAGGTTATCCTTAGATGTGGTAGAAGATCGCCTGGCTGAACTTGATCTAAGGTATGAGATCCTGGATTCAGCCAATTTTAATCCCGATTATCCAAGGTATGCCGTAATTGAGCAGGTGCCCCAACCGGGAAAACATGTAAAGGAAAACAGGAAGATATATCTTACGCTTAACCCTTCGGGATACCGAAAAGTTGCAGTGCCGGACCTGGTGCGAAGAACCCGCAGGCAGGTGGAGCCAACCCTTCGCTCCCTTGGATTTGAAATAGGCGATATTACAGAAAAGCCAGATATAGGTACAGATGTGTTGGAGTTAAGGCATAAGGGCAGGCTTATTGAGCCGGGTGATGAGTTGATGAAAACATCTGTCATTGACCTGGTGGTAGGTGATGGCTCGGGCAGGTACCGGGGAGAGGATGAAGAGGAGGAAGATACTTTTATTGAGAATGATGAATTTGAGAGTGATATAAATGACGAATTCTAA
- a CDS encoding D-alanine--D-alanine ligase: protein MKKNIAIAMGGYSSEYRISINSGNVVYKNLDRDLYQPYRVHIMQKEWFVVADDDTPYPINKSNFTVKIKDKTIVFDCVFNTIHGTPGENGLLQAYLDLVGIPQTSCGFYQAALTFNKRDLISVLRPYGIKTAANYFLNKGEEINAEEIVEKVGLPCFVKANKAGSSFGITKVKKAEDLEQAAKVAFKEDDEIIIESFLDGTEVSVGVITYKGKVKALPVTEIVSENEFFDYEAKYLGKSQEITPARITDEQTREVQEIAKLIYAKLKMKGLTRSEFIFHNGEAHFIEMNTTPGLSEASILPQQAEKAGISLTKLFGSTIEAALK, encoded by the coding sequence ATGAAGAAAAATATTGCCATTGCAATGGGCGGCTACTCCAGTGAATACCGCATTTCCATCAATAGCGGAAACGTGGTTTATAAAAACCTGGACCGCGACCTGTACCAGCCTTACCGGGTACATATTATGCAGAAAGAATGGTTTGTGGTGGCAGATGATGATACTCCTTACCCTATAAATAAAAGTAACTTCACGGTTAAGATTAAGGACAAGACGATAGTTTTTGATTGTGTTTTCAACACAATACATGGCACGCCCGGGGAAAATGGACTTTTACAAGCCTATCTCGACCTTGTTGGAATCCCGCAGACTTCCTGCGGATTTTATCAGGCGGCACTTACTTTTAATAAGAGAGACCTTATAAGTGTACTGCGACCTTATGGAATTAAAACCGCTGCAAATTACTTCCTTAACAAAGGTGAGGAGATCAATGCAGAAGAGATCGTAGAGAAAGTTGGGTTGCCCTGTTTTGTAAAGGCTAATAAAGCAGGTAGTAGCTTTGGAATTACAAAAGTTAAAAAAGCTGAAGACCTGGAACAGGCTGCCAAAGTTGCTTTTAAAGAAGATGATGAGATCATCATAGAATCCTTTCTGGATGGTACCGAAGTTTCTGTTGGAGTGATCACCTATAAAGGAAAAGTAAAGGCTTTACCGGTTACAGAGATAGTTTCTGAAAATGAATTCTTCGATTATGAAGCCAAATACCTTGGAAAATCCCAGGAGATCACCCCTGCAAGGATCACCGATGAGCAAACCAGGGAAGTACAGGAAATAGCCAAACTTATTTACGCAAAACTTAAAATGAAAGGGCTTACAAGATCTGAATTCATTTTTCATAACGGCGAAGCCCATTTTATAGAAATGAATACAACCCCCGGCTTGAGTGAAGCGAGTATTTTACCCCAACAAGCTGAAAAAGCGGGCATAAGCCTCACGAAGCTTTTTGGGAGCACCATAGAAGCTGCACTCAAATAA
- a CDS encoding RluA family pseudouridine synthase produces MTNSNNIDPELESQDDDLYEHHKFTADKGQQPLRVDKYLMNYIENATRNKIQKAAKDGNIFVNNTPVKSNYKVKPGDVVQVMFEHPPYEFLLTPEDIPLDIIFEDESLMVVNKPAGMVVHPGHGNYSGTLINALVYHIDNLPNNSSERPGLVHRIDKDTSGLLVIAKTEAAMTHLSKQFFKKTSSREYVALVWGNVTEDEGIIEGNIGRHPKNRLQNTVYTGEQEDMGKPAVTHYKVLERLGYVTLVSCKLETGRTHQIRVHMKHIGHTLFNDERYGGDKILKGTTFTKYRQFVENCFKILPRQALHAKTLGFTHPVTKEWLSFETPLPQDMVDCVEKWRNYSKNQKDFGDD; encoded by the coding sequence ATGACGAATTCTAATAATATAGACCCGGAACTGGAATCCCAGGATGATGATCTTTACGAGCATCATAAATTCACTGCAGATAAAGGCCAGCAGCCGTTACGCGTGGATAAATATTTAATGAACTACATAGAGAATGCTACCAGGAATAAGATCCAGAAAGCGGCAAAGGATGGTAACATTTTCGTAAATAATACACCGGTAAAGTCCAATTATAAGGTTAAACCGGGAGATGTGGTGCAGGTGATGTTTGAACACCCTCCCTATGAATTCCTTCTTACCCCAGAGGATATTCCCCTGGATATCATCTTTGAAGATGAATCCCTTATGGTGGTGAATAAACCAGCGGGAATGGTAGTACACCCCGGCCATGGAAATTATAGCGGCACCCTTATTAATGCACTTGTCTACCACATTGATAATTTACCAAATAACAGCAGTGAACGTCCAGGCCTGGTACACAGAATAGATAAAGATACCAGTGGACTGCTTGTAATTGCCAAGACAGAGGCTGCCATGACGCATCTTTCAAAGCAATTTTTTAAGAAGACCAGTTCCCGGGAATACGTAGCTCTGGTTTGGGGCAATGTCACAGAGGATGAGGGGATTATCGAAGGAAATATAGGCCGCCATCCCAAAAACCGCCTCCAAAATACAGTTTATACAGGAGAGCAGGAAGATATGGGAAAACCTGCAGTTACCCATTATAAAGTTTTGGAACGTCTTGGATATGTAACCCTCGTCTCCTGTAAACTGGAAACCGGAAGAACCCATCAAATTAGGGTGCATATGAAACACATAGGGCATACCCTTTTTAATGATGAGCGATATGGGGGTGATAAGATCCTTAAAGGAACTACCTTCACGAAGTACAGGCAATTTGTTGAGAATTGTTTTAAGATCCTTCCCCGGCAGGCGTTGCATGCAAAGACACTTGGGTTTACTCATCCTGTCACCAAGGAATGGTTAAGCTTTGAAACCCCGCTGCCCCAGGACATGGTAGACTGTGTTGAAAAATGGCGTAATTACTCTAAAAATCAAAAGGATTTTGGTGATGATTAG